A window of Ananas comosus cultivar F153 unplaced genomic scaffold, ASM154086v1, whole genome shotgun sequence genomic DNA:
TGTTTGGGGCTTGCGGGAGCGCAATGGGGATCGATCTCAAcacggtggaggaggaggaggaggaggaggcgccggcgccggcggggTCGGTGTGCCTCGAGCTGTGGCACGCGTGCGCGGGGCCGCTGATATCGTTGCCGAGGAAGGGGAGCTTGGTCGTGTACTTGCCCCAGGGGCACCTCGAGCacgccggcgacggcggcgccgccgccgccgcggggctCGTTCGTTACGGCGTGCCCCCGCACGTCTTCTGCCGCGTCGTCGACGTGAAGCTCCATGTCGGTTTCCTTCGTGGTTTCATCTCCCATTTGATTAGAGGGTTTCAACGTGGGTTTGTTTCTTCTCCCACTTGCTCTTGATTTtctacgtttttttttttttttttttttttttttttttttaattaggcGGAGGCGTTGAC
This region includes:
- the LOC109705521 gene encoding auxin response factor 15-like yields the protein MGIDLNTVEEEEEEEAPAPAGSVCLELWHACAGPLISLPRKGSLVVYLPQGHLEHAGDGGAAAAAGLVRYGVPPHVFCRVVDVKLHAEALTDEVYAQLSLVAETEVRVSYFQIFFPLFLLNFWAY